From Methanobacterium congolense, one genomic window encodes:
- a CDS encoding DUF6506 family protein produces MSTKAAFIFIAPENDFNKHRAVIDSPVVELSVVGVKNYDEAEEVALKLVADGVTAIELCAGFGNEGTARIARAVKGKAVVGVVRFDLHPAFDHQSGDDLF; encoded by the coding sequence ATGTCAACTAAAGCCGCATTCATATTCATTGCACCTGAAAACGATTTTAACAAACACCGCGCAGTAATCGATTCTCCAGTTGTTGAACTTTCGGTGGTTGGAGTGAAAAACTACGACGAAGCAGAAGAAGTTGCCCTAAAACTGGTAGCGGATGGGGTCACAGCCATTGAACTGTGTGCAGGCTTTGGAAACGAAGGAACAGCCAGGATAGCCCGAGCTGTGAAGGGAAAAGCAGTGGTGGGAGTTGTACGTTTCGATCTGCACCCTGCCTTTGACCATCAGAGCGGGGATGATCTCTTTTAA